One genomic window of Candidatus Kuenenia stuttgartiensis includes the following:
- a CDS encoding IS1634 family transposase: MATIQSKNSRGYKYWYIVESRRVNGKPRPIVLAYLGKADDLLKQLQGLTEKLRLKSYSHGAVAALLSVANALDVPSVINKYIKSPRQYCAKKPVRNNLTAGSTLLLGAVGRVCVPTSKRGWWDWAKTTTAEYLLRHSLSKIDSQHFWDLMDALPEESIAEIERELIEKTFKTYNLQSDTLFFDTTNFFTYIDTTNLRCTIARRGKNKQKRYDLRQVGLAMVVTRNDMIPLFHHTYQGNMADAKVFSAVLETIKDRMTGLGFDSKKHTIVFDRGNNSMDNMAIVERLALHYVGALTPYHHKQLVGDAMCNFREYDVDGSKIQVYHDKRVIWGQERTVVVFISEKLKVGQLRGMSQSLEKAEHQLKLLQQHLCNPKGKMRDKEGLEDTIRSVVKCQFAKDVIDWSLKEVSEGKFQLNFSIDQKKLEEIEGELGFRILMTDHHDWDTADIIKAYYGQSKIEHAFRNLKNPYHLALKPQFHWTDQKIRVHFFICVLGYLMAAIVWYQAKAHAQFSGTLDTLLDTLNNIRLSAMLEETKARGRVKATYKLEEMSDKESLLMNALGIMDFHKHRLKLQGLSVYN; encoded by the coding sequence ATGGCTACCATTCAATCTAAAAACTCCAGAGGTTATAAATATTGGTATATTGTCGAATCGCGGCGCGTTAACGGCAAGCCCAGGCCCATCGTCCTGGCCTATCTTGGCAAGGCAGACGATTTATTAAAACAACTGCAAGGTCTTACCGAAAAATTACGGCTCAAATCTTATTCACATGGCGCGGTAGCCGCATTGCTAAGTGTGGCCAATGCCCTGGACGTCCCTTCCGTGATTAATAAATATATAAAGTCGCCACGGCAGTATTGTGCTAAAAAACCTGTTCGAAATAATCTGACCGCCGGAAGTACCCTCTTGTTGGGTGCCGTGGGGAGAGTGTGTGTGCCTACCAGCAAAAGAGGATGGTGGGATTGGGCAAAGACGACTACTGCCGAATACTTACTCAGACACAGCTTGAGTAAAATAGACAGTCAGCATTTCTGGGATTTGATGGATGCACTTCCTGAAGAATCCATTGCAGAAATCGAGCGCGAATTAATTGAAAAGACATTTAAAACATACAACCTTCAAAGCGACACACTGTTTTTTGATACAACCAATTTTTTCACGTATATCGACACAACTAATCTGCGATGCACTATTGCCCGGCGGGGGAAAAACAAACAAAAGCGATACGATCTCAGGCAGGTCGGGTTGGCGATGGTCGTTACACGTAACGACATGATACCGTTGTTTCACCATACCTATCAGGGGAACATGGCGGATGCAAAGGTGTTCAGCGCGGTTCTTGAGACGATAAAAGACAGGATGACCGGATTAGGTTTCGACAGCAAAAAGCACACTATTGTTTTTGATCGTGGAAACAATTCCATGGACAATATGGCTATTGTAGAGAGATTGGCATTGCATTACGTTGGAGCGCTTACACCGTATCATCACAAGCAGTTGGTAGGGGATGCCATGTGTAATTTCAGGGAATATGACGTTGACGGCAGTAAGATACAGGTGTACCATGACAAACGGGTTATTTGGGGGCAGGAAAGAACCGTTGTCGTATTTATTTCCGAGAAATTAAAGGTTGGGCAATTAAGGGGAATGTCTCAGTCTCTGGAAAAGGCAGAACATCAGTTAAAGCTCTTACAGCAGCATCTGTGTAATCCAAAGGGAAAGATGCGGGACAAAGAGGGTCTGGAGGATACGATAAGAAGTGTAGTGAAATGTCAATTTGCGAAGGATGTTATCGATTGGTCGTTAAAAGAGGTATCTGAAGGCAAGTTTCAATTGAATTTTTCAATCGACCAGAAAAAGCTCGAAGAAATAGAAGGGGAACTGGGGTTCAGGATTCTTATGACAGACCATCACGATTGGGATACCGCGGACATTATAAAAGCCTACTATGGGCAATCAAAAATTGAACATGCCTTTAGAAATCTCAAGAACCCCTATCACCTTGCTTTAAAACCGCAATTTCACTGGACGGATCAGAAAATCAGGGTGCATTTTTTTATTTGCGTCCTCGGATACCTAATGGCGGCGATTGTGTGGTATCAGGCAAAAGCGCACGCACAATTTAGTGGAACGTTAGATACCCTGTTAGACACCCTTAATAATATAAGGCTTTCTGCTATGCTTGAAGAAACAAAGGCCAGAGGGAGAGTTAAGGCTACCTACAAATTGGAAGAAATGTCCGACAAGGAATCTCTGTTGATGAATGCGTTAGGCATTATGGATTTCCACAAACATCGGCTGAAACTTCAAGGACTCAGTGTATACAATTGA
- the dnaX gene encoding DNA polymerase III subunit gamma/tau, translating into MSYVVLARRYRPQTFSDIVGQAPIVKTLGNAIRTDRVAHAYLFAGPRGVGKTSTARILSKALNCVNGPTDTPCNVCDICQSISEGSDIDVLEIDGASNRGIDEIRNIRQNVGFAPSRARYRIYIIDEVHMLTREAFNALLKTLEEPPAHVKFIFATTAANRLPETVQSRCQRFDFKNISVNDIEKHLLEICKTEGKQIESAALHTIAKYAKGGLRDSQSVLDQLFSFCDDNVTSADVNYVLGYIDDDKIYSMFECFVNKDTSGALRIVDDILNEGKTPAEFIDQLLLRLRDLLVFSSCGQEAVWAEYDESFIQRFEKSFSGDTLMYMIQMLSVMRIRSTDSLLQRISAEMAIIKLCRMESIDALSGLIERITTLEEKLEQVDNIPGKRGSAILLPAESFARQTVSEKSIEEGDVIPPAKEEKITPGIAMEKNEVWGDILKSIQKKKKSTWAFFKEGRLVSSDAGVLVVAFPRKFLFQKERLEQPEEKKLIENCAKEVVPGFMELKLVLSEKEEPEENRQSQSLDNGGAQQINDTVFSEPAVKKTLELFDGRVIKVNR; encoded by the coding sequence ATGTCTTATGTAGTATTAGCCCGTAGATACCGACCTCAAACCTTTAGCGACATAGTAGGGCAAGCGCCTATAGTAAAAACCCTTGGAAATGCAATACGTACAGACAGGGTAGCCCATGCTTATCTGTTTGCTGGTCCGAGGGGCGTAGGCAAGACCTCCACGGCGCGTATACTGTCAAAGGCGTTAAATTGTGTTAATGGTCCTACTGACACCCCCTGCAACGTATGCGATATCTGCCAGAGCATTTCCGAAGGAAGCGACATAGACGTTCTGGAAATTGATGGCGCCTCAAACCGTGGAATTGATGAGATAAGAAATATACGCCAAAATGTAGGATTTGCCCCATCGAGAGCGCGGTATAGAATTTATATTATTGATGAAGTACACATGCTTACCCGTGAAGCATTTAATGCCCTTCTTAAAACCCTCGAAGAACCACCAGCTCATGTTAAGTTTATATTTGCGACAACTGCGGCAAACCGTCTTCCTGAAACAGTTCAATCACGGTGCCAACGGTTTGACTTTAAGAATATTTCCGTTAATGATATTGAAAAACACCTTTTGGAAATATGCAAAACGGAAGGGAAACAAATAGAGTCTGCTGCACTCCATACGATTGCAAAATATGCAAAGGGAGGATTAAGGGATTCACAATCTGTGCTTGATCAACTCTTTTCTTTCTGCGATGACAACGTAACTTCGGCGGATGTAAATTATGTGCTGGGGTATATTGATGATGATAAGATTTATAGTATGTTTGAGTGTTTTGTGAACAAAGATACTTCAGGTGCGCTGAGAATTGTGGATGATATTCTGAATGAGGGAAAGACTCCGGCGGAGTTTATTGATCAGTTGCTTCTGCGGTTAAGAGATCTTTTGGTGTTTTCGTCCTGCGGCCAGGAAGCAGTATGGGCGGAGTATGACGAGTCTTTTATTCAGCGCTTTGAAAAATCATTTTCCGGCGATACACTGATGTATATGATTCAAATGCTTTCCGTGATGAGGATACGTTCAACGGATTCTTTGCTGCAGCGGATTTCTGCGGAAATGGCCATTATAAAACTGTGCCGGATGGAATCTATCGACGCATTGTCTGGTCTTATTGAACGCATAACGACATTAGAGGAAAAACTGGAGCAAGTTGACAATATCCCTGGCAAGAGAGGTAGTGCTATTCTCCTTCCCGCAGAATCGTTTGCCCGGCAGACAGTGTCGGAAAAATCAATAGAAGAAGGCGACGTGATACCTCCTGCAAAAGAAGAAAAAATAACTCCAGGTATCGCAATGGAAAAAAACGAGGTATGGGGGGATATCCTTAAAAGCATTCAGAAAAAGAAAAAATCTACCTGGGCGTTTTTCAAGGAAGGCCGGCTGGTAAGCAGCGATGCTGGAGTATTGGTAGTTGCATTTCCCAGAAAATTTCTTTTTCAGAAAGAAAGGTTGGAGCAACCGGAAGAAAAAAAACTTATCGAAAATTGTGCGAAAGAAGTGGTGCCGGGGTTTATGGAACTGAAGCTTGTACTATCTGAAAAAGAAGAGCCGGAAGAGAACAGACAGAGCCAAAGTTTGGACAATGGTGGTGCACAGCAAATAAACGATACGGTGTTTTCAGAACCGGCAGTAAAAAAAACGTTAGAATTATTTGACGGTCGTGTTATTAAAGTTAACCGATAG
- the tadA gene encoding tRNA adenosine(34) deaminase TadA — translation MIVLNKAMGMESASSNHEYFMRQAIKEAEKAADINEVPVGAVIVYDNRIIARAHNQREMLKDPTAHAEMIAITQGAEYLQNWRLTGSTIYVTLEPCVMCAGALVQSRIDKLVYGAVDKKAGACVSVMNLVQNTKLNHRLEVIPDILADECRDILKRFFLENCRIK, via the coding sequence ATGATAGTATTAAATAAGGCAATGGGTATGGAAAGCGCAAGCAGTAATCATGAGTATTTTATGCGGCAAGCGATTAAAGAAGCGGAAAAGGCTGCGGATATTAATGAAGTTCCGGTAGGCGCCGTAATTGTATATGATAACCGGATTATTGCCCGTGCGCATAACCAAAGGGAAATGCTTAAAGACCCGACAGCCCATGCGGAAATGATAGCGATAACCCAAGGGGCGGAGTATTTGCAAAATTGGCGACTAACCGGGTCTACTATCTATGTAACTCTGGAACCCTGCGTAATGTGTGCCGGTGCCTTGGTGCAGTCAAGGATTGATAAGCTTGTGTATGGGGCTGTTGATAAAAAAGCGGGCGCTTGCGTGTCTGTCATGAATCTTGTCCAAAATACTAAGTTGAATCACCGTTTGGAAGTAATACCCGATATCCTTGCTGATGAATGCAGGGATATATTAAAGAGATTTTTTTTAGAGAATTGCCGCATTAAGTAA